The following proteins are co-located in the Hemicordylus capensis ecotype Gifberg chromosome 11, rHemCap1.1.pri, whole genome shotgun sequence genome:
- the CLIC2 gene encoding chloride intracellular channel protein 2 isoform X1 yields MASRLRSPYKEPEIELFVKAGFDGENIGNCPFCQSLFMVLWLKGVRFNVTTVDMARKPEELKDLAPGTKPPFLLFNRELKTDFLKIEDFLEQILGPPRYAQLSPQNKESMDVGRNIFAKFSAYIKNTQKEANKNLEKALLREFKRLDDYLNTPLPEEIDQNSTEEVLVSVRKFLDGNRMTLADCNLLPKLNIIKIAAKKYRNFEIPQEMTAVWRYLHNAYARDEFSHTCPEDQEIERTYASVAKKMS; encoded by the exons GCTGGCTTTGATGGGGAAAACATTGGGAACTGCCCCTTCTGTCAGAGCCTCTTCATGGTGTTGTGGCTCAAAGGGGTCCGATTCAACGTGACAACTGTTGATATGGCAAG GAAACCTGAGGAGCTGAAAGATCTGGCCCCTGGGACCAAGCCTCCCTTCTTGCTATTCAACAGGGAGCTGAAAACAGACTTTCTGAAAATTGAGGACTTCCTGGAGCAAATCTTAGGCCCTCCTAG GTATGCACAGCTCAGCCCACAAAACAAGGAGTCCATGGACGTGGGCAGGAACATCTTTGCCAAGTTCTCTGCATACATCAAGAACACCCAGAAGGAAGCAAACAAGA ATTTGGAGAAGGCTTTGCTGAGAGAATTCAAGCGACTGGATGATTATCTAAATACTCCACTCCCAGAAGAAATTGACCAGAACAGCACCGAAGAAGTGTTGGTTTCTGTGCGGAAGTTCCTGGATGGGAACCGAATGACATTAGCTGACTGCAATCTGCTGCCCAAACTAAACATCATCAAG ATCGCTGCAAAGAAGTATCGTAACTTTGAGATTCCTCAGGAAATGACAGCAGTTTGGCGCTACCTCCACAACGCGTATGCCCGTGATGAGTTCAGCCATACGTGTCCAGAAGATCAGGAAATTGAACGCACCTATGCCAGCGTTGCCAAGAAGATGAGCTAA
- the CLIC2 gene encoding chloride intracellular channel protein 2 isoform X2 — MVLWLKGVRFNVTTVDMARKPEELKDLAPGTKPPFLLFNRELKTDFLKIEDFLEQILGPPRYAQLSPQNKESMDVGRNIFAKFSAYIKNTQKEANKNLEKALLREFKRLDDYLNTPLPEEIDQNSTEEVLVSVRKFLDGNRMTLADCNLLPKLNIIKIAAKKYRNFEIPQEMTAVWRYLHNAYARDEFSHTCPEDQEIERTYASVAKKMS, encoded by the exons ATGGTGTTGTGGCTCAAAGGGGTCCGATTCAACGTGACAACTGTTGATATGGCAAG GAAACCTGAGGAGCTGAAAGATCTGGCCCCTGGGACCAAGCCTCCCTTCTTGCTATTCAACAGGGAGCTGAAAACAGACTTTCTGAAAATTGAGGACTTCCTGGAGCAAATCTTAGGCCCTCCTAG GTATGCACAGCTCAGCCCACAAAACAAGGAGTCCATGGACGTGGGCAGGAACATCTTTGCCAAGTTCTCTGCATACATCAAGAACACCCAGAAGGAAGCAAACAAGA ATTTGGAGAAGGCTTTGCTGAGAGAATTCAAGCGACTGGATGATTATCTAAATACTCCACTCCCAGAAGAAATTGACCAGAACAGCACCGAAGAAGTGTTGGTTTCTGTGCGGAAGTTCCTGGATGGGAACCGAATGACATTAGCTGACTGCAATCTGCTGCCCAAACTAAACATCATCAAG ATCGCTGCAAAGAAGTATCGTAACTTTGAGATTCCTCAGGAAATGACAGCAGTTTGGCGCTACCTCCACAACGCGTATGCCCGTGATGAGTTCAGCCATACGTGTCCAGAAGATCAGGAAATTGAACGCACCTATGCCAGCGTTGCCAAGAAGATGAGCTAA